Proteins from a genomic interval of Enterococcus faecium:
- the nagB gene encoding glucosamine-6-phosphate deaminase, which translates to MEIIRVKNAEEGGKKAFEIIKEGMNKGAKVLGLATGSTPVTLYKEMTSSDLDFSEMTSVNLDEYVGLGGSDEQSYRHFMDVQLFDKKPFKETFVPDGKAEDLEAACKKYDQIIDAHPIDIQILGIGQNGHIGFNEPGASFDGTTSVVDLTESTINANKRFFDKAEDVPTKAVSMGIGSIMKSKEIVLMAFGESKADAIKGMIEGPVTNHLPASVLQNHDNVVVIIDEEAASKL; encoded by the coding sequence ATGGAAATCATTCGTGTAAAAAACGCTGAAGAAGGCGGAAAAAAAGCATTTGAAATCATCAAAGAAGGTATGAACAAAGGTGCAAAAGTATTAGGATTGGCAACAGGAAGCACACCAGTTACTTTATATAAAGAAATGACTTCAAGCGATTTGGATTTCAGTGAAATGACTTCTGTAAACTTAGATGAGTACGTTGGACTAGGCGGTTCAGATGAACAAAGCTACCGTCATTTCATGGATGTCCAATTATTTGATAAAAAACCATTCAAAGAAACGTTTGTACCAGATGGAAAAGCAGAAGATCTGGAAGCAGCATGCAAAAAGTATGATCAAATCATCGATGCACATCCAATCGATATCCAAATCTTAGGAATCGGGCAAAATGGACATATCGGTTTCAATGAACCTGGTGCTTCATTTGACGGAACGACTTCAGTAGTTGACTTAACAGAATCAACAATCAATGCAAACAAACGATTCTTCGATAAAGCAGAAGATGTACCAACAAAAGCTGTTTCAATGGGAATCGGTTCAATTATGAAAAGTAAAGAAATCGTCTTGATGGCATTTGGCGAAAGCAAAGCTGATGCAATCAAAGGGATGATTGAAGGACCTGTAACGAATCATTTGCCAGCAAGTGTATTGCAAAATCACGACAATGTTGTTGTGATCATCGATGAAGAAGCAGCAAGTAAGTTGTAA